The following are encoded in a window of Zymoseptoria tritici IPO323 chromosome 4, whole genome shotgun sequence genomic DNA:
- a CDS encoding ras small GTPase related protein (Ras-related protein) — MAARMQQGGRPSGARFAQFKLVLLGESAVGKSSLVLRFVKDQFDDYRESTIGAAFLTQTIALDEQTTVKFEIWDTAGQERYKSLAPMYYRNANCAVVVYDITQASSLDKAKAWVKELQRQANENIIIALAGNKADLVAEQPDKRAVPTADAEAYAREANLLFFETSAKTAENVKELFTAIAKKLPIEQASQRGMRGAAGRPGGVDLGSRQDPGTTSGGGPGGCNC; from the exons ATGGCCGCGAGAATGCAGCAGGGTGGACGACCGAGCGGCGCACGCTTTGCGCAGTTCAAATTGGTATTGTTGG GCGAGTCTGCCGTGGGAAAGAGCTCACTGGTATTGCGCTTTGTCAAG GATCAATTCGACGACTACAGAGAATCGACCATCGGCGCCGCCTTCCTCACTCAAACGATCGCCCTTGACGAACAGACAACTGTAAAATTCGAAATCTGGGATACGGCAGGACAGGAGCGATACAAGTCACTGGCGCCCATGTACTACAGGAACGCAAACTGCGCGGTAGTTGTATACGACATCACACAAGCG AGCTCACTGGACAAAGCCAAAGCCTGGGTCAAGGAACTGCAACGCCAAGCAAACGAGAACATCATCATTGCGCTCGCAGGAAACAAAGCCGATTTGGTCGCCGAGCAGCCCGACAAGCGCGCTGTACCCACCGCTGATGCCGAAGCATATGCCCGAGAAGCCAATCTACTTTTCTTCGAGACTAGCGCCAAGACCGCGGAGAATGTCAAAGAGTTGTTCACGGCTATCGCGAAGAAGCTGCCGATCGAGCAGGCGAGCCAGCGTGGCATGCGAGGTGCGGCGGGCAGACCTGGTGGTGTGGATTTGGGTTCGAGACAGGATCCGGGCACGACTTCGGGTGGTGGGCCGGGAGGATGCAACTGCTGA